The nucleotide window GGACCGATCCCATGAACTCGGGGTCTCCCCGGTCAGTACGGGTATCGCGGCGGCCCTGACCGTACTCGCCGCCGCGTCGAAGGCGATGACCGTGGTGGAAGTCGGTGCCGGGGCCGGTGTTTCCGGAGTATGCCTGCTGCGCGGCATGGGACCGAACTCAGTACTGACAACGATTGACTCGGATGTAGACCATCTTCGGGCCGCACGCGAGGCCTACGGGGAGGCAGGGATTCCTGCGAACCGCACCCGGACCATCTCCGGGCGGGCAGCCGACGTACTTCCCCGCCTGACAGATGCTGCCTACGATCTTGTTTTCCTCGATGCGGACAAGGCGAACCTCCCGCTTTATGCTGACCAGGCGGTCCGTCTGTTGAAGCGGGGAGGACTGCTCCTGATCAACGATGCCCTGGACAGCGGCAAGGTTGCTGATCCCGCGGCACGGGACGCCTCCACGAACACCCTGCGGCAGGTCGGGAAGACGCTGCGCACTCACGATCAGCTGGTCAGCACGCTGCTGCCCGCCGGGAATGGTCTTCTGATGGCTGTGAAGATGCCCGCCTGATCAGCGTGCCGTCTGGCCGATCAGGCTTTCTAGCCCGTTACCGTGAGCAGGCAGTCTTTGAGCTTGCCTGCTTCTTCGGCATTGAGTTCGACGACCAGGCGTCCACCGCCGTCGATCGGAACCCGCATGATGAGGCTGCGTCCCTCTTTGGTGACCTCCATGGGTCCATCACCGGTACGGGGTTTCATCGCAGCCATCTAAGTAGTTTCCTTCCACGGTGCGCGACCGGACGAAGGCCGCGGTCAACATTGCACGGCGGAGACTCCCCCCGTACGCTCGTCCACACTTATTATCCCGCAGAAGTGCGCGCCGAGCTAATCGCGGGTGCGGCGCCCATCACACCGCTACGGTGAAGAGTCCCGCACCCAGCAGGACGCAAGGTGGTCGTTGACGTATCCGGTTGCCTGCTGCATGGCATAGGCGGTGGTGGGACCGACGAAGCGAAACCCTCGGGACTTCAGTTCCTTCGCGAGCGCAACCGACTCCGGCACGACGGCGGGGACATCCGTCAGCGACTTGGGCGCGGCTTGAGGCGGCGGCCGGTGTGCGTCCAGTATTCCCTCCAGCGTGGCGCCGGCAGGCAGGGCGAGTAGAGCGCGGGCGTTCGCTACGGTTGCAAGGATCTTGGCCCGGTTGCGCACGATGCCCGCATCTCCGAGCAGGCGCGCGACGTCGTCGTCGTCGAAAGCGGCAACTCCGTCGGGATCGAAACCGGCGAAGGCAGCCCGAAAATTCTCCCGCTTGCGCAGGATGGTGATCCAGCTCAGCCCGGACTGGAACGCTTCGAGGCTGATTCTTTCGAAGAGCGCGGCATCGCCAGTGACCGGACGCCCCCACTCGTTGTCGTGGTAGGCCTCGTATTCCGCGCTCGACACCGCCCAGGCGCACCGCAGGTGGCCATCGCTGCCACTGACCGCGGTCACCGGCCGTCCCGGTTCTGTTCCTGCAGCGCTTCAATGAGCGCATCGCGCTCAGCGAGGGCTGCGGCCAGGCTGTCCAGGACCTCGTCCACCTGGTCCATGCGATATCCGCGCAGACCAAGCGAGAACCGGACCCGGCCCACGTCCGCAGCGCCCGGATGTTCCGGGAGCAGCACCGGCGGCAGGGAAGGCGTCGGTTCAACCAGTCCAGGAAGGGCTCTGGGCTCTCCTCCTGAAGACGCACCGGGGCCCGGCCAACTCCGCCCGACGGCAAAAAAGGCTGTGGCGCCCACTGCCGCAACCGCGATCACAACGAGGAACACCGTCATGACCTAGGGTCCGGTATGCCGGGCTGTGTCAGCGAGTACGGCGCGAACGGCGTCTGCAGGGTCATCGACCAGGTGAACCAGTGACAGGTCCTTCTCCGAAATCATTCCGTTGGCGAGCAGTGTGTCCCGTACCCAGTTCCACAGCGGACCCCAGAACTCGGTACCGATCAGCACGATCGGGAAGGACGTGACCTTCTGGGTCTGGACCAGCGTCATCGCCTCGAAGAGCTCATCCAGGGTCCCAAAACCTCCCGGCAACACAATGAAGCCCTGCGCATATTTGACGAACATGGTTTTGCGGGCGAAGAAGTAGCGGAAGTTGATGCCGAGATCCACCCACTCGTTCATTCCCTGCTCAAAGGGAAGTTCGATGCCGAGCCCCACTGAAACCCCACCGGCCTCGCAGGCACCCTTGTTCGCAGCCTCCATTGCACCCGGGCCCCCGCCGGTGATCACGGCGTATCCGGCCTCCACCAGGAGCCGTCCCACTTCCTCGCCGACCGCGTAGTACGGAGAGTCCCTCGGAGTCCGCGCGGAACCAAACACACTGATGGCCCGTCCCAATTCCGAGAGGGTCCCGAAGCCTTCCACGAATTCGCTCTGGATCCGCAGGACCCGCCATGGGTCCGTTTTGGTGAAAGGTGTCTCCTCCTCGGAGTCCAACAGGTACCGATCGGACTGCGCGGTCCTTGCCTGGTCCCGGCGGAGTTCCACCTGGCCACGGCGCCGCGCAGGTGCCGCCGGAGGACCGGTGTGCTGATCGTTTGTGCCGCTGTGGAGACTCATACACCCAAGGCTAACCGCCGCAAACACCCTTGCGCGTTGGTTGCTCTTGAATCACGATTTCCACTTTCCGCAAGCCGATGTATCGCCGGCGGGGAATTCTTCGCTACATTTCTCTCTATGACTCGTGACACACAGTCGAGCACGCCCACGTCCGCGTCCAACTCGTCAGCACAGCCTCTCGTCTCTTTGAAGAACGTCAACAAGCACTTTGGCGAACTCCATGTGCTCAAGGACATCAACCTCGAAGTTGCCCGCGGCGAGGTGGTGGTGGTGATCGGGCCCTCCGGGTCCGGCAAGTCCACGCTGTGCCGCGCCATCAATCGCCTGGAAACCATCGACAACGGCGAAATCCGGATCGACGGCAAGGAGCTGCCCGCTGAAGGCAAGGCGCTGGCAAAGCTGCGCGCCGACGTCGGCATGGTGTTCCAGTCCTTCAATCTGTTCGCGCACAAGTCCATCCTCGAGAATGTGACTCTCGGCCCCGTGAAGGTCAAGGGAATGAAGACTCCCGCGGCGAAGGAGCTCGCGATGTCGCTGCTGAAGCGCGTTGGGGTGGACAACCAGGCGCAGAAGCTTCCCGCACAGCTGTCCGGAGGCCAACAGCAGCGAGTCGCGATTGCGCGTGCGCTCGCGATGCAGCCGAAGGTGATGCTCTTCGATGAACCTACGTCTGCGCTGGACCCGGAGATGATCAACGAAGTCCTGGACGCCATGGTCGCCCTGGCCAAGGAAGGGATGACCATGATCGTCGTCACCCACGAGATGGGCTTCGCCCGCAAGGCTGCCGACCGTGTGCTCTTCATGGCTGACGGTCAGATTGTCGAGCAGGCCAAGCCGGAAGAGTTTTTCACCAACCCGCAGAGCGATCGTGCCAAGGACTTCCTCGGCAAGATCCTCGCCCACTAACCACCGACGAATTCCCATCAGGAAATAACGCGAGGAGAAATCATGCGAACAACACGATACGGGGCACTGGCCATGGCCGCGGCTGCCGCACTCACCCTGTCCGCCTGCGGCGGCGGCGGCGAGACCGAAGGCGGAGGAGAAGGCACCGGCGAAGCAGCTGCCGAATCCGTACGCATCGGCATCAAATTCGACCAGCCGGGCCTCGGCTTCGATGAGGGCGGCGAGTACACCGGCTTCGACGTCGATGTGGCCAAGTACGTCGCCGGTGAACTCGGCTACAGCGAAGACCAGATCGAATGGGTGGAAGCACCTTCCGCCAACCGTGAAAACCTGCTCTCCAACGAGCAGGTTGACATGATCTTCGCGACGTACTCGATCACCGACACCCGCAAGGAGACAGTGGACTTCGCCGGTCCGTACTTCATCGCCGGCCAGGACCTGCTGGTTCCTGTGGACAGCGACATCACCGGTCCGGAAGACCTCGATGGCAGGAACCTCTGCTCCGTCACCGGGTCCACTTCCGCCCAGCGCGTGAAGGACGAATTCGCCGAGGGCGTCAACCTGGTCGAGCAGCCCGGATACGCGGAGTGCGTCAGCCTGATGAGCGGCGGACAGATCGACGCCGTCACCACAGATGACATCATCCTTGCGGGTCTTGCTGCGCAGGAATCCAATCAGGGACAGTTCAAGGTCGTGGGCAACCCGTTCTCGGAGGAGAACTACGGTGTTGGCCTCACCAAGGGCAGCGAACTGTGCTCCGACATCAATGCCGCCATCGAGAAGATGATCGAGGAAGGTGCCTGGGAAGAAGCCCTGGCAAACAACCTGGAAGGCGTCGACTACGAGCCGAACGCGGAACTGAACCCGCCGACGCCGGACGACTGCGCCTAACACCCTCGAAATCCGTGTGGGGGCTGCTTTGCAGCCCCCACACGGCCGTCTGACGAACTGACAAGAAAGGTTGCCGTGGACGGTTTCCTGTCGCTCTTCGAGCAATACGACGTCGCAGGGGCGTTCTGGGTCAACATCCAGTTAACATTCTTTGCGGCGATCTGGTCCCTGCTCCTCGGAACGCTCCTGGCCCTGTTCAGGATCTCACCCATCGCGAGCCTGCAGTGGTTCGGCGCCTCCTACGTCAACATCTTCCGCAATACGCCGTTGACGATCATCCTCGCCTTCGGTGTACTGGCACTGTTCGGCCAATTGGTTGTCAGCCTGGCAGATGACTTTGACCTGAATTTCTTCCGGCTGGCGGTTCTCGGACTGAGCCTTTACCACGCAGCTTTCGTCTGTGAGGCAATTCGAAGCGGCGTCAACACCGTCCCGCTGGGACAGGCAGAGGCAGCCCGCGCGATCGGTCTGTCATTCCTTCCGGCTGCCCGGCTCGTCATTCTTCCGCAAGCGTTCCGCGGCGCCATCGCGCCGCTCGGCAACGTTCTGATCGCGCTCACCAAAAACTCAACCGTTGCTGCCGCCGGTTCAGTCGCTGAGTCCGCCGGCCTGATGAAAACCATGATCGAGTTCCGTTCTGACATGGTGATCCCGATCTTCTTCACCTTCGCGATGGGCTTTGTGATCATCGTGATCCCGATCGGCCTGCTCACTACCTGGGCATCCAAGAAACTGGCGGTGGCACGATGAGCGCCCAACAGGTCCTTTTCGACGCGCCGGGCCCCAAGGCAAAGCGCAACATACTGATCGGTAACATCGCCGGCGCCCTGCTCATCGTTGGGTTACTCGCATGGCTGACGATCACGCTCGCGGAGCGTGGGCAATTGGAACCCGCGAAATGGACACCTTTCCTGGAAGGCAGGACCTGGGAATTCTTCCTCCTCCCGGGACTCCTGAACACTCTCCGGGCGGCCGGCGTAGCGATCGTCACCTCGGTGGTCCTCGGACTCCTTCTCGGCATCGGACGGCTCTCGCATTTCCTTCCGCTCCGGTGGCTGGCCGGCGTGGTCGTCGAGTTCCTTCGCGCGGTTCCGGTCCTGCTGATGATGATCTTTCTCTGGCTCGCCATCGGCGCGGCGGGCATCATGCGCCCACAGGATATCCCCTTCGTCGCTGTGGTCACGGCGCTGACGCTTTACAACGGATCAGTCATCGCTGAACTTGTCCGCTCCGGCGTGGAAGGACTGCCCAAGGGACAACGGGAAGCCGGAATGGCCATCGGTATGACCCGCAATCAATCGCTGAGAAGCATCGAGGTGCCCCAGGCCCTCACAGCCATGCTGCCCGCGCTGATTAGTCAGTTCGTGGTGATCCTGAAGGACTCAGCGCTCGGCTACATCATCACGTATACCGAGCTCCTGCAGAATGCGCGCCGGTTGGGCGTTGGTGAGGGAAACCTGCTTCAGGCCCTGCTCATCGCAGCCGTCATCTTCATCATCATCAACTTCGCGCTCTCATCCCTGGCAAACCGGCTGTCGAAGCTCCTCAGCTTCCGGACAACGGGAACGACAAAGAAGGAGAACGTCAGCAACGTGGTAGTTGCAGATCCCACCAACGCGTAGCGCCCACGATTCGTGCGAGTGGCTCGCCTGAACCTCCCGTTCAGGCGAGCCACTCGCTTAACGCCTTGAGGCAAACACGGATTGCATCTGCATGGACATGTTCATCGTCCGAGTGGGCGAGGAGCGCGTCACCGGGACCGAAGTTCACAGCCGGTATGCCAAGCGCACTAAAGCGGGCCACGTCGGTCCAGCCGTACTTCGGCTTCGGCTCCCCACCGACCGCCGCAACAAAGGCAGCGGCAGCGGGATGATTCAGCCCGGGACGCGCACCGGCAGCGGCATCCGTCCGCTCCAACTCAAAACCAACAAGCAGGTCACGGACGTACTTTTCAGCGTCCTCCGGACTCTTATCCGGAGCAAACCGGTAATTCACCTCGGCAATGGCCCTATCGGGAATCACATTGCCTGCGGTGCCGCCGCTGATCAGGACAGCGTTGAGGCTCTCCCGGAAATCGAGCCCGTCCACCGATACCGTGGCCGGCTGGTGATCCCGAAGCCGAACAAGTACCTCCGCCATCTTGTGAATGGCGTTCTCCCCCATCCAGGCCCGGGCAGAGTGGGCTGCGCGCCCCGTCGTCGTGACGTTGAAGCGGGCCGTTCCATTGCAACCGCCTTCGACGGTGCCGTTGGTGGGTTCGAGCAGCACCGCGAAATCGGCCTCGAGCCAGGTGGGATGACTTTCGGCCAACCGGCCGAGTCCGCTGAGGGATGCCTCGACCTCCTCGTGGTCGTAGAAGACATAGGTGATGTCCCGGGACGGCTCGGTCAGTGCAGCAGCAAGCGCGAGCTGGACGGCGACACCGCCCTTCATATCGGTGGCGCCGCGCCCATAGAGAACTTCGCCATCCCAGGCGCTCGGCACGGTACCGCGGGAACCGGGCACATGCGGCAGCGGCACGGTGTCGAGATGACCCGCAAGGATGACCCGCTCGGCACGACCCAGATTCGTCCGGCCGATCAGCGAGTCACCGTCCCGGACCACTTCCAGGTGGGAACACGCTCGAAGGATCCCCTCCACCGCATCGGCCAACGCGCGCTCGTTACCCGAGACACTGTTGATGTCCATGATGTCGGCTGTGAGCTGCGCGACGTCTGCACGGGGATCGAGGCGCTGGAATCCGGAATCTGTCATGACCTCAAGCCTACTGGGCGAGGTGGCAGGGGCCGGTAGCCGCTACTCGGTAGAATGGAGGCCATGACTGAGACGGCTTCCGCTTCCCTGACCCCCTCCGAAACCACCGCACGAACCGCTTTCGGCGTCGGCCTGGCCACGCTGGCCGAAGACGGAACGGTACTCGATGTCTGGTACCCGCAGCCGGTTCTAGGCGAAGCTTCCGGCGATGCTGATGCGCTGTCCGCCGAACTCGCCGCCATCGCAGCCCCGGATGCACTGCGCGGCGTCACCCAGGAAGTACTGTCGACAACTTCCCTGCTCGACGACGCCCCGACCGACGCAGCGGATGCCTACCTCCGGCTCCACCTGCTTTCGCACCGCCTCGTACAGCCGAACAGCATCAACCTCGACGGGCTCTTCGGATTGCTCGCCAACGTGGTGTGGACGAACTTCGGCCCCTGCGCCGTCAACAACTTCGAAACCACTCGCCTGCACCTGCGTACCCGCGGCACGGTGGTGGTGTACGGCGTGGACAAGTTCCCGCGCATGGTTGACTACGTGATGCCCTCGGGCGTTCGGATCGCCGACGCCGACCGGGTTCGCCTGGGCGCGCATCTGGCCGAAGGCACCACCGTCATGCACGAAGGTTTTGTGAACTTCAATGCCGGGACGCTCGGCCATTCAATGGTCGAGGGTCGCATTTCCGCCGGCGTCGTCGTGGGCAACGGCTCCGACATCGGCGGCGGCTCCTCGATCATGGGTACGCTGTCCGGCGGCGGCAAGGAACGCATCAGCATCGGCGAGCGCTGCCTCCTGAGCGCACAGGCCGGGATCGGTATTTCCCTCGGTGACGACTGCGTGGTGGAAGCCGGTCTCTACATCACCGCAGGAACCAAGGTGACTCTTCCGGACGGCTCAATCGCCAAGGCCGCTGAGCTCTCCGGACAGTCCGGGGTGCTCTTCATCCGCAACTCGACCACCGGCGTCGTTGAAGCACGGCAGCGTTCAGGGCAGGGAATCGCACTGAACGCTGCCCTCCACGCCAACTAGGGAACTGAGTGCGCCAGACCAAAAAGCAGGCCCGACGACGGCGCCGCCTCCGCGCAGCCGGTGTCCTCACGGTGCTGACGGCTGTCGTCGGGGGTGGAGCCTACCTGGCCATCAGCCAGCTGAACTCCTCTGAGGTGCTGGTCCGTGAACGGTGCAGCGCCGTCGTCGGAACAGATACCTATGAGTTGGCACCGGAGCAGGCCGCGAACGCGTCCACCATCGCGGGCGTGGCCGTGACCCGCGGTCTCCCGCCGCGGGCGGTCTCAATCGCGTTGGCCACCGCGGTTCAGGAATCGGGCTTGCGGAATCTGGACTACGGTGACCAGGCGGGGCCGGACTCACGCGGATTGTTCCAACAGCGTCCATCCCAGGGCTGGGGCACCGAGGAGCAGGTGCAGGATCCGATTTACGCTGCCGGCGCCTTTTACGACGAGCTGGTCACCGTTCCGGGATACCAGACCCTGCCCGTCACGGAAGCCGCACAACTCGTTCAACGCAGCGCCTACCCGGACGCCTATGCCGATCACGAGCCGGAGGCGCGCGCCTTCGCCTCAGCGCTGACCGGCCAGTCCCCCGCTTCGCTGAACTGTGTGCTGCGCAAGCCGGCGGAATCCGGGGACGCGACAGCCGTGACCGAACGGTTCGCCGCCGTCTTTCCCGCCCTCCCCACCGGACCCACGGAACAGGGTCTGGTGACCAGCGCATCCGGATCTCAAGGGTGGGCCGCGGCCCAGTTCGCGGTGGCCCATGCGAAAGAACTCGGCATCACGTCTGTCTCCCACGCGGGGCTGCAGTGGAACCGGACCGACGGCGGCTGGACCACCGCGGATACAGAGACCGGCCAGGTGCTCATCACCCTCGCCGAGGTCGCTACCTAGCAGGCGCTACGCGATGATTTCCACCACCGGCTGGACGTAGCTACGGAAGGTGGCTTCGTCGTCGTACAGGTCCTCACTCAGAATGAGCATGTCCGGTTCGATGTACCAGGCGCGGATCTCGCTCAGGGGCAGCTCCACCACGGCGAGTGAGAAGTTCCTCGCGGGCCGTCCGAGCTCGAGTTCGCGTTCCCGGACGAGATCACCGAACCGCCGCTGACCGCCGTCGTGCATGCGCTTGACTTCGCGCTGTCGCCAGAACGCGTCACGCTCCTGCGTCCATGCCAGCGCTGTCCCATAGTGAGCGTGGGTGAGGCGCTGCAGTGCGGGCATGGAATCGAACTCCGGGAAGTCCGGCGGCGTGGGAAGTTCCGTCCCGTTCCCGTGACCGGCAACCAGTTCATACCACCAGGCTTCCCACTCGACCCGCAGCGCAGGAACTCCGCCGGCGGCGTGGACCACCTGTCGCGGATCCAGGCAGCGGACAGCAGGTTTCACCGGAGATACAGCCGGTTTGCCGATCACACCGAGACCTGCGCAGTCCCGCAGATACAGCGCGAAGCACATGGCCAGAGACGTACCCGCTCCCACTTTCCAGGAGTGCGCTCCATTGACGTGCATACGGTGTCCTCGCCTCTCCGCCGGTCCAACCCAGAACGGCTCGCGCGCGTGATCCTCCAAGGGTAGACCGATAGCCCCGACGTCTCCAGAGCAAGAGCCCGGTGACTCACTTAGGTCCGAAATGCCCCCGGTCGGTAGGCTTGAATCCATGAAGATACTCGTTACCGGCGGAAGCGGTTACATTGGCTCGCACACCACGCTTGCACTCCTGGAGGCGGGCCACGACGTCGTCGTAGTGGATAATCTCTACAATTCAAGCGAGACCGCCCTGAAGCGGGTCGAGGAGCTTGCCGGCCGCGACGTGGCTTTCCGTAAGGTGGATCTGCTCGATGAGCACGCGCTCGACGCCGTGTTCGAAGCCGAAGCCGTCGAAGCCGTCATCCACTTCGCCGGGTTGAAGGCAGTCGGTGAATCAGTGGAAAAGCCGCTGTTCTACTATCACAACAACGTCGGCGGCACGTTGAATCTGCTGCGCACCATGGACCGCCACAACGTCCGCACCCTGGTCTTCAGTTCCTCAGCCACCGTTTACGGTGCGTCCGAAGAGGTGCCGCTCATCGAGAAAATGCCGCTGGATGCGACCAACCCATACGGCCGCACCAAGGAGCAGATCGAAGACATCCTGAGCGACGTCGGAGCCTCCGACAGCCGCTGGAACATCGCGCTGCTGCGCTACTTCAACCCGGTAGGTGCGCATGAGTCGGGGCGTATCGGCGAAGACCCAACGGGTATCCCGAATAACCTGCTGCCCTTCGTGGCGCAGGTGGCGGTCGGCAGGCGCGAGAAAGTGATGGTATTCGGCAACGACTACCCCACCCCGGACGGCACCGGCATCCGCGACTACATCCATGTGGTGGATCTAGCGGACGGCCACGTAGCGGCCCTGAACTACCTCACCTCCCACGCCGGGGTGCACCGCTGGAACCTGGGTACCGGCAATGGATCGTCAGTGCTCGAGGTGCTCGCCGCATTCTCGAAGGCCGCCGGCCATGAGGTTCCCTACGAGTTCGCCCCCCGCCGACCGGGAGATGCAGCGGTCAGCTACGCGGACCCTTCGTCAGCCCTGGCGGACCTCGGGTGGTCTGCACATAATTCGCTGGACCAGATGTGCGAGGACCACTGGCGCTGGCAGAAGAACAACCCGCAGGGTTACGCCTCCTGATCCTGCCTGCTCCCACGGCCCTGCCGCAAAGTTAACGTACGACGACGGCCGGTCACCTTCCCCACAGAGGTGACCGGCCGTCGTCGTACTGGAACTTCTTAGCGTGCGGGGTAGTGCCGTTCCCCGGCGCCTGTGTACAGCTGGCGCGGGCGGCCGATCTTGGTCTGCGGATCCTGCATCATCTCGCGCCACTGCGCAATCCATCCGGGCAGGCGGCCGATCGCGAAGAGGACGGTGAACATCTTCTCGGGGAAGCCCATCGCCTTGTAGATGAGGCCGGTGTAGAAGTCCACGTTTGGGTAGAGCTTGCGCTCGATGAAGTAGTCATCAGCAAGTGCCTTCTCTTCCAGGCGCATCGCGATGTCCAGGAGCTCGTCATTGCCCCCGAGCTTGGAAAGGATCTCGTGGGCCGTGGCCTTGACGATCTTGGCCCGCGGATCATAGTTCTTGTAGACGCGGTGCCCGAAGCCCATGAGCTTCACGCCGTCTTCCTTGTTCTTGACCTTTTCCATGAAGTCCTCGGGCTGCATGCCCTTGGCCTTGATGTCCCGGAGCATGTTCAGGACGGCTTCGTTGGCGCCGCCATGCAGCGGTCCGAACAGGGCGTTGATGCCGGCGGAGATTGACGCGAACATATTGGCGTTCGAGCTTCCCACCAGGCGGACCGTGGAGGTGGAACAGTTCTGCTCGTGGTCCGCATGGAGGATCAGCAGGAGGTCCAGCGCCTTGACCATTGTGGGATCAAGATCGTAGGGCTCGGCGGGGAGGCCGAAGCACAGGCGCATGAAGTTCTCCACGAGGTTCATGGAGTTGTCCGGGTACAGCATCGGCTGCCCGATGGACTTCTTGTGTGCATATGCGGCGATGACCGGCAGCTTCGCCATCAGGCGGAACGTGGAAAGCTCCACCTGCTCGTCGTCGAACGGGTCCAGCGAGTCCTGGTAGAACGTGGAGAGAGCCGAGACGGCTGAGGACAGCACCGGCATGGGGTGCGCGTCCCGCGGGAACCCACCGAAGAAGCCCTTGAGCTCCTCATGCAGGAGCGTGTGCCTGCGAATACGGTTGTCGAAGGCGGCCAGCTCGGTGGGCGTTGGCAGGTTCCCGTAGATGAGCAGGTAGGAAACCTCGAGGAAGCTCGAGTGCTGC belongs to Arthrobacter tumbae and includes:
- a CDS encoding O-methyltransferase, translating into MSAQKQANWSYTEGLPVEDDVLLRARDRSHELGVSPVSTGIAAALTVLAAASKAMTVVEVGAGAGVSGVCLLRGMGPNSVLTTIDSDVDHLRAAREAYGEAGIPANRTRTISGRAADVLPRLTDAAYDLVFLDADKANLPLYADQAVRLLKRGGLLLINDALDSGKVADPAARDASTNTLRQVGKTLRTHDQLVSTLLPAGNGLLMAVKMPA
- a CDS encoding DUF3117 domain-containing protein — protein: MAAMKPRTGDGPMEVTKEGRSLIMRVPIDGGGRLVVELNAEEAGKLKDCLLTVTG
- a CDS encoding DNA-3-methyladenine glycosylase I, producing the protein MTAVSGSDGHLRCAWAVSSAEYEAYHDNEWGRPVTGDAALFERISLEAFQSGLSWITILRKRENFRAAFAGFDPDGVAAFDDDDVARLLGDAGIVRNRAKILATVANARALLALPAGATLEGILDAHRPPPQAAPKSLTDVPAVVPESVALAKELKSRGFRFVGPTTAYAMQQATGYVNDHLASCWVRDSSP
- a CDS encoding DivIVA domain-containing protein; this translates as MTVFLVVIAVAAVGATAFFAVGRSWPGPGASSGGEPRALPGLVEPTPSLPPVLLPEHPGAADVGRVRFSLGLRGYRMDQVDEVLDSLAAALAERDALIEALQEQNRDGR
- a CDS encoding TIGR00730 family Rossman fold protein — translated: MSLHSGTNDQHTGPPAAPARRRGQVELRRDQARTAQSDRYLLDSEEETPFTKTDPWRVLRIQSEFVEGFGTLSELGRAISVFGSARTPRDSPYYAVGEEVGRLLVEAGYAVITGGGPGAMEAANKGACEAGGVSVGLGIELPFEQGMNEWVDLGINFRYFFARKTMFVKYAQGFIVLPGGFGTLDELFEAMTLVQTQKVTSFPIVLIGTEFWGPLWNWVRDTLLANGMISEKDLSLVHLVDDPADAVRAVLADTARHTGP
- a CDS encoding amino acid ABC transporter ATP-binding protein → MTRDTQSSTPTSASNSSAQPLVSLKNVNKHFGELHVLKDINLEVARGEVVVVIGPSGSGKSTLCRAINRLETIDNGEIRIDGKELPAEGKALAKLRADVGMVFQSFNLFAHKSILENVTLGPVKVKGMKTPAAKELAMSLLKRVGVDNQAQKLPAQLSGGQQQRVAIARALAMQPKVMLFDEPTSALDPEMINEVLDAMVALAKEGMTMIVVTHEMGFARKAADRVLFMADGQIVEQAKPEEFFTNPQSDRAKDFLGKILAH
- a CDS encoding glutamate ABC transporter substrate-binding protein, with the translated sequence MRTTRYGALAMAAAAALTLSACGGGGETEGGGEGTGEAAAESVRIGIKFDQPGLGFDEGGEYTGFDVDVAKYVAGELGYSEDQIEWVEAPSANRENLLSNEQVDMIFATYSITDTRKETVDFAGPYFIAGQDLLVPVDSDITGPEDLDGRNLCSVTGSTSAQRVKDEFAEGVNLVEQPGYAECVSLMSGGQIDAVTTDDIILAGLAAQESNQGQFKVVGNPFSEENYGVGLTKGSELCSDINAAIEKMIEEGAWEEALANNLEGVDYEPNAELNPPTPDDCA
- a CDS encoding amino acid ABC transporter permease, which encodes MDGFLSLFEQYDVAGAFWVNIQLTFFAAIWSLLLGTLLALFRISPIASLQWFGASYVNIFRNTPLTIILAFGVLALFGQLVVSLADDFDLNFFRLAVLGLSLYHAAFVCEAIRSGVNTVPLGQAEAARAIGLSFLPAARLVILPQAFRGAIAPLGNVLIALTKNSTVAAAGSVAESAGLMKTMIEFRSDMVIPIFFTFAMGFVIIVIPIGLLTTWASKKLAVAR
- a CDS encoding amino acid ABC transporter permease, coding for MSAQQVLFDAPGPKAKRNILIGNIAGALLIVGLLAWLTITLAERGQLEPAKWTPFLEGRTWEFFLLPGLLNTLRAAGVAIVTSVVLGLLLGIGRLSHFLPLRWLAGVVVEFLRAVPVLLMMIFLWLAIGAAGIMRPQDIPFVAVVTALTLYNGSVIAELVRSGVEGLPKGQREAGMAIGMTRNQSLRSIEVPQALTAMLPALISQFVVILKDSALGYIITYTELLQNARRLGVGEGNLLQALLIAAVIFIIINFALSSLANRLSKLLSFRTTGTTKKENVSNVVVADPTNA
- the dapE gene encoding succinyl-diaminopimelate desuccinylase — encoded protein: MTDSGFQRLDPRADVAQLTADIMDINSVSGNERALADAVEGILRACSHLEVVRDGDSLIGRTNLGRAERVILAGHLDTVPLPHVPGSRGTVPSAWDGEVLYGRGATDMKGGVAVQLALAAALTEPSRDITYVFYDHEEVEASLSGLGRLAESHPTWLEADFAVLLEPTNGTVEGGCNGTARFNVTTTGRAAHSARAWMGENAIHKMAEVLVRLRDHQPATVSVDGLDFRESLNAVLISGGTAGNVIPDRAIAEVNYRFAPDKSPEDAEKYVRDLLVGFELERTDAAAGARPGLNHPAAAAFVAAVGGEPKPKYGWTDVARFSALGIPAVNFGPGDALLAHSDDEHVHADAIRVCLKALSEWLA
- the dapD gene encoding 2,3,4,5-tetrahydropyridine-2,6-dicarboxylate N-succinyltransferase, with translation MTETASASLTPSETTARTAFGVGLATLAEDGTVLDVWYPQPVLGEASGDADALSAELAAIAAPDALRGVTQEVLSTTSLLDDAPTDAADAYLRLHLLSHRLVQPNSINLDGLFGLLANVVWTNFGPCAVNNFETTRLHLRTRGTVVVYGVDKFPRMVDYVMPSGVRIADADRVRLGAHLAEGTTVMHEGFVNFNAGTLGHSMVEGRISAGVVVGNGSDIGGGSSIMGTLSGGGKERISIGERCLLSAQAGIGISLGDDCVVEAGLYITAGTKVTLPDGSIAKAAELSGQSGVLFIRNSTTGVVEARQRSGQGIALNAALHAN
- the galE gene encoding UDP-glucose 4-epimerase GalE: MKILVTGGSGYIGSHTTLALLEAGHDVVVVDNLYNSSETALKRVEELAGRDVAFRKVDLLDEHALDAVFEAEAVEAVIHFAGLKAVGESVEKPLFYYHNNVGGTLNLLRTMDRHNVRTLVFSSSATVYGASEEVPLIEKMPLDATNPYGRTKEQIEDILSDVGASDSRWNIALLRYFNPVGAHESGRIGEDPTGIPNNLLPFVAQVAVGRREKVMVFGNDYPTPDGTGIRDYIHVVDLADGHVAALNYLTSHAGVHRWNLGTGNGSSVLEVLAAFSKAAGHEVPYEFAPRRPGDAAVSYADPSSALADLGWSAHNSLDQMCEDHWRWQKNNPQGYAS